The Thunnus albacares chromosome 13, fThuAlb1.1, whole genome shotgun sequence genome segment TCAAGGTTTTgtctaataaaatcaaacaaatgaataagacAGGTGTCAGTAGAGTGTGCTGCTGTAAAGCCAGACTGAAGCTCATACAACATATTGTATCTGACTAAATACTCCTCAACCTGCTCAAACACAAGATGTTCAAAAACCTCAGACATGACACCTGCCgactttctcactttctcacctaaatgtcattttcatactgggagctgcccagttcaaccagtctgatacaagcagacactgagcagctccattggagcagctggaggttgTAGCTGCCGTGCTCTAGGGCACTTCAGCAGTgtacagtgagggagggagagctgtTGTTCAGAGCTTTTGAGACTAAAccaaactgactgatgaagcaaaacactgagctgaaagctacaaacagactgagctgttgattctcagtgggatcagcAGGACTAGTAAAGCTTTACCACTACAAGGAGTCATCTGATTCTCTGTTCACATCCAAATATCACTTGATGGACCtttagcttgtgtttgtctctgtgtggacaGACATAATGTGAGCTCATTCTTCATGATTCCTCCACAGAGTGGaccaggagagctcagaggttcccagtggtcagtctgcccagcagcatcaaacacacctggactccatatttatggtctgtacatgtacaacaaATACTTTTACATCTATTCTGTTCACAGTCATCTCCATGCTGCACTTTGTAGACCAGTGGATTGTCGGTCTGTCCAACATGGATCTGATGTTTGCTTcataatttcagtttgattgtgtcattcatatagtattctgttccagctgctggaggagaacatctTCACTTTTGTGAAGACcgagctgaagaagatgcagaaggttctgagtccagattacccagaatgcttagagagtcagagggaggatgaggagatgTTGgaaggtgaggaggaagagcagaggaggagcagcagagacgcatttctgaagatcacactgcacttcctgaggagaatgaagcaggaggagctggctgaccgtctgcagagcagtaagaggatttctataaagatttaacatgatggataaatgagacatttactgATGTCTCAACAGATGGAGGAAAATGTTTAATATACTCATTCTTTGATGggaatgaaatgtttaaatcttTGCTTCATACTTCATTCATTGATCCTATTTCCTGTGTGTTCATTCAGAAACTCCTGCTCCAGTTGGTCAACGTGAATTAAAGTCTAACCTGCAGaagaagttccagtgtgtgtttgaggggattgctaaagcaggaaacccaacccttctgaatcagatctacacagagctctacatcacagagggaagGACTGCAGAGatcaatgatgaacatgaggtcagacagattgaaatggcatccaggaaaccagacagaccagaaacaaccatcagacaagaagacatctttaaagcctcacctggaagagatgaaccaatcagaacagtgatgacgaagggagtggctggcattgggaaaacagtcttaacacagaagttcactctggactgggctgaagacaaaacCAACAaggacatacagttcacatttccGATCACGTTCAGAGAGctaaatgtgctgaaagagaaaaagtacagcttggtggaacttgttcatcacttctttactgaaaccaaagaagcaggaatctgcaggtttgaagagttccaggttgtgttcatctttgacggtctggatgagtgtcgacttcctctggacttccacaacacTAAGgtcctgactgatgttacaaagtccacctcagtggatgtgctgctgacaaacctcatcagggggaaactgcttccctctgctcgcctttggataaccacacgacctgcagcagccaatcagatccctccttggtgtgttgacatggtgacagaggtcagagggttcactgatccacagaaggaggagtacttcaggaagagattcagagacaagaagcaggccagcaccatcatctcccacatcaaaacatcacgaagcctccacatcatgtgtcacatcccagtcttctgctggatcactgctacagttctggaggatctgttgaaaagcagagagggaggaaagctgcccaagaccctgactgagatgtacatccacttcctggtggttcagtccaagctgaagaatgtcaagtatgatggaggagctgagacagatccacactggagtccagacagcaggaagatgattgagtctctgggaaaactggcttttgagcagctgcagaaaggcaacctgatcttttatgaatcagacctgagaGAGTGTGGCATCGATATCACAGCAGCGtcagtgtactcaggagtgttcacacaggtctttaaagaggagagagggctgtaccaggacaaggtgttctgcttcgtccatctgagcgttcaggagtttctggctgctcttcatgtccatctgacattcacCATCTCTGGACTCAATCTGCTGgcagaacaacaaacaacatcccaGAAGtctgaaactaaacaaaaatatacagagCCACAtttctaccagagtgctgtggacGAGACCTTAAAGAGTCCAAATGGgcacctggacttgttcctccgctttctcctgggtctttcactgcagaccaatcagactctcctacgaggtctgctgacacagacaggaagtagctcacTGACCAATAAGGAAACAGTcaagtacatcaagaagaagatcagtgaggatctctctgcagagagaagcatcaatctattccactgtctgaatgaacttaATGATCATTCCTTggtggaggagatccaacagtacctgagatcaggaagtctctccacagatgaactgtctcctgctcagtggtcagctctggtcttcatcttactgtcatcagaaaaagatctggacgtgtttgacctgaagaaatactctgcttcagaggaggctcttctgaggctgctgccagtggtcaaagcctccaacaaagcACTGTAAGTGCACAGatagttatttattgatttattgaaaagatataaaaaagaTATTATAAAGATATATATTCAAGATGGGAGAAAAATACGTTTTTAAGTATGTTTCCACATTTGTTCTCCAGACTAAGTGgttgtaacctctcagagagaagctgtgcagctctgtcctcagttctcagctcccagtcctccagTCTGAAAGGGCTAGAcatgagtaacaacaacctgcagagttcaggagtgaagcagctgtctgctggactggagagtccacattgtgcactggaaactctcaggtcaggattcATCAACCTGCACAACTGATCACCATACCTTCCAGTCCTGCAGTGATCTTAGATCATGTGacatgtatgttgttttgtgtgtctgcaggctgtcaggatgtctgatcacagaggaaggctgtgcttctctggccttAGCcctgagctccaacccctcccatctgaaaGAGCTAGACCTGactaacaacaacctgcagagttcaggagtgaagcagctgtctgctggactggagagtccacactgtgcactggaaactctcaggtcagaatTCATCAACCTGCACAGCTGATCACCATTTAAACTATGATTTATATGAGTTGATAGACACCTGGATATTTTCTctaatcaaattattttcagaCCAGTTGTGTGTTTAGACCCTGTGAATAACTTTCTACTaatatatttccatttgttttgttctgtctccGCTGTTGGAACCTGAAATACCAGAGAGGAGTTTTAGattcaaaaactgaatgaagaactgTGTAATTGGCCCAAAgtaacacaaatacagacagttATTCAGTGACCAGTGTTTTGGTAACAGTTAtagtttcttttcatttcagagcaGTATCTGTGCTGGGATGATAGTGATTTTTAGTCACAATGGTGATATGACAGTGCACACCAGCTGTTATGTGGTTAACTACCATTtgattcttcttttgtttcatacaacCTTTAAACTCTGGATGATTCCTGAAACTGTGTGAAGTATAGTCAGTGAGTATGAGTGAAGgagtcagaaatgttttcttactGTTCCACAACCTTCAGTCCTTATATGCCACATTAGTTGGGATTCCTGTTCTGTATTCAACTGTGAGCATCTGAGATGGAGTCATTTACCTCTGTGACATGTTGGAGGTTTGAAGTTTTTACAAACTGTAGTCAGAtctgtcacctgcagctcttcatcttaTCTGCTCACtggctgcttcttcttttaGTATTCTTTATTTAGACCTATTTTTAGCAGTGAAGAGTTAGCAGACGCTAACATCATGTTGACTAAGGTTACAAAAAGCTGGAACTGCCTCACAATACAAACCTTACTGTGGTTGGCCATTTGAATTTAGAAGTAGTGAATGGAAGTATTAAGTTTAACTCTAATGATTACAGAAACATATTGGTGATGAAAGTAATAAACACACTACCTTCCAGTCCTGCAGTGATCTTAGATCATGTGacatgtatgttgttttgtgtgtctgcaggctgtcaggatgtctgatcacagaggaaggctgtgcttctctgacctcagctctgagctccaacccctcccatttGAGAGAGCTTGAcatgagctacaatcatccaggagactcaggagagaagctgctgtctgctggactggaggatccacactggagactgggcactctcaggtatggataGACAGGTGGACTCTCTCAGGTATGGACCAACTCAGTCTCACAGCAATTTGTGAAATAGTCATGTAATTTAATCTATCTATTTGTGTACATTGACAcgatttttccatttatttcgtGACAGTCAGCacaactttcaaactaatgtatttcaattggaaGCAGGTTTTgttcctgcagcaggttttttttctgtcagttgggacTCGGGAGCTCAGAGGCTGTATTGTTTGTTCTCGTATgctattcatttttaaactataactgctacatcactcaacatttaatcacaaaattttatccttgtttttatttttttactcttaTATTACCAGTCTGGTGGGACCGgggtattttcctcactgtcgattttaatatctttaacatttctcaacactaAACAAGAaggtgtccttgataactcaacaatatgaaagGTTATGACCTTTTAtaattatttcagctttgattgtgagaaatcaagttttcttgtcagttttggacGATAGTGGAAGCAGCTAcgttagcctacccatgatcctcagcgaccgttactatggtgaagacgccagcTAAAGCCATGACATAAAttatattcagtataacattatacaGTACTGAAGATTGGTGGTTACAATCAggaacaacatactgtactgtacattgaaatgtaaagaatatgtttgaatttgaagctttgtgattggctgatttcATGAGGCAATGCAGTTTGGGACTGTTGTTGACTAAAGCTTTGTCATGTAGCTACACAGTCCTCTAGAGTTTTTATTTCAACGCAgttgttatttgtttgtacCGATGAACTGATCAGCCAGGAGAGTTTCAGGCCCATTAACtgtttaaatgttgaatgttgaaatGTTCAAACAGGACGTCATGAAACAGTTCATCTAGGAAAACAAATGAGAttactttttctactttttctacttttactgtttttgtgtgaCGATTGTTATCACAGCtctttgttgataaaaaaaaaagcttttttaagaaaagaatgAGATTACTTCCCAGTGGCCCAGAGTAACTCCTCCAACTTTGcatattgaatttatttgtagGCCTACTTttcaagttattattattattattattattattattattattattattattgttattatttgtgAGCCAATGGGCTATCTATAGGAAGGTGTGAATTTTGTGatgattaatatatatatattcttgaTCAAAAAATTCATAcacatagacaaacacacatacacacacacacagatatgtacACTATGTTGCCAAAAGTATTGGCTCACCTGCCTGGACTCGCATATGAACTTAAGTGACATCCCATTCTTAATCCATAGGGTTTAATACGACGTTGGTCCACCCTTTGCTGCTATAACAGCTTCAACTCTTCTGGGAAGGCTTTCCACAAGGTTTAGGAGTGTGTTTATGGGAATTTTTGATCATTCTTCCAGAAGCGCATTTGTGAGGTCACACACTGATGTTGGACGAGACGGCCTGGCTCTCAGTCTCCGCTCtaattcatcccaaaggtgttctatcgggttgaggtcaggactctgtgcaggccagtcaagttcatCCACACCAAACTCACAGTCATGTTGGAACAGGAAGGGGCCATCCTCAAACTGTTCCACAAAGTTGGGAGCATGGAATTGTCCAAAATCTCTTGGTATGCTGATATCCTCCtctgataatatatatatatatatatatatattatattatcagaggaagctggtccatagaggcagaggaggttgctcatCTTCTGTTTTTGGGAGGCAacagggagatcaaaatataaaaagaatacttgcttgaaataaaccattaccaaatttcattatcatttaaaaaatatttattctctcttcgttggaaaaaatccatgattgaaattctgattaaaatgcttcaacagtgacacctgcagggcaggaggagaaagagcagtgtgtgtgaggtggtggtggggagcagTGGGAGGGGAgtggggggcagaggaggatgggctcctgctgtcctcctcagggtggatctcttacatcaatttgaagtacttcattttttttcatgctaatctatgattggccaagacacataaaatgacgctccaagggaggacgtcctccttaaccaatcaacaaccagaatacaatattgacatcactttggtccaatgatagtttccagatttcatcttcagttctctACAACTGTAACGTACATGAGTGTGACGAACTgataagagaagaagagcagtaagatatagataaattgatagagtagcatattagaaaataaattataacttGCAAAttacaaactatatttttaaacacatcagtaaaacattacATCTCATTTAGGCCCTTTCAACAACCAAATTACCCTCAGCGGGACTACGGTGacgtgctgctgctctgaagtgaactcctcccaacaacaatagaaagttaacaacatcatttaaatgaaacaaccaggagagttagcttgtttgtcattgttgctaatgatatcagactggttaaccagcagccacaaagttctgttaactaacaaacaagatgaccaatagccacaaatggatgttatgacatgaatacttcatctccatgatagaaagaagaagacatcagataacgtgcgtcagatacagcttctctctctctgtctctttggttgctaatttcatctctgatggttaaatgtctctgtgtggctgttgtgtgaatttatctccttaaccagaatgcagcagagatcatataatgtgttgtaggtagtttgcttgttgaagttacagtgagctgtctggactcactcattcatgtggaattgatccagtttttaattgagtggttgttcagtcacctgttgatgttgtgtgattagtgaatgagtgtgcaggaggtctggctgcttgttgtgacagtttcttcagctggtttttaagctgagtcgtatattgagtaataagtttaaagtaactagaataacaagtgttaacatgtcagctttgtagactatattttatatgtgatgCATATACatcagagtgtgtaagtcatgtttttgatacatgcattaatactttctgatgtgaacctacacttttagatctgtgagtgtttttagtgttcagtctttctagtattcagcaccgatctgttcctgtatcacattataagctttgtggtactttatatatttctgtatactaagaaaatacacaggaaacacgtgtaaatcatgtgatatgttgtctgtttctgatgagaacataaatctgttgtcacaatagaacaatactatagatttgaatttaactttgttggtaaaatgacacattgtgaaCCACtgcacggctaaaatgagctcttctttgtttagaaacaatatgtatatgctaaatgtctttaaagaagcagccttttcaccactcagggctttttgtttttgaaagcaaattgttttattggcatataaaactgtcccccacccctctgatttcatcagctGGGgaacaatgatatagtttgatgtggtttgttgtgagattccatgttggtttttctcCTGTCTTCCCCAAtattttgagtcaccagccgccactgatataactatatatatattatatatgttcaGACGCGGCACTAGAGTAAATCAATAGGACaggcatttgattttcatgagggggcacaatgcattgtatatttgtttaacctgttatcaaacaagttgaacacagctttggacggaggatACACAGACCCCCGGTCcttgtgaaagaaaactgaatagtaggttatcattttataaatcttttgtttatatgttgcaAATGTTGTTAAACTAAGGGGTCAGTGGTTGTtgtcaactgaatgtgatgtaatgtcattgtcattttggtaTACATgctggtgaagaaatcctgctcctagtctagttgaactcttgaacttgtttctatctgagggctgcttgctgacctctggggttagctagagatatctttgtcttaagcctgcTGTTTTAGAGACTGTGTGGATCATGAGGTATCTAGACAAGCTAAAGTTGAAGgatgtccatgtttgaagttattgattGACCATGAGGTCTCTGTTAGATCGtatgaccatacttgtttgtaagaaggtgtaacagtttgtggaagtgtctattagggaccagactgttttagctttcattctggagaggtataaagctgtctggtTTGGGTTAACAatctttagggaaagggccggctgaacaacatgctttctctccaaaaatacaagatgattatatttttgtttgtgtttggacatttgtataattgttactgatggtgtgatggattgtacagcgTCTACAACTGCGTCAACAAGtaataatgtttaatgctttctttatgtctctgtgtggttcttgAGCAACGataaaacatttccacaacatCCTCCCGCCAGTTAAAAAGGAACAAATTTagtctttgcaaacagaaatgatgtctgtgttaatttgcatatagagcgagGAAGTGAGATCTGAATAACGAGTAGTCACTGAGGatgcatgttaataccaggtgtaaacagacgtacttagagctgtccacttgtgatcggatcacctgagacggatgttaataccaggtgtaaacagacgtacttagagctgtccacttgtgattggatcacctGAGatggatgttaataccaggtgtaaacagacgtacttggagctgtccacttgtgatcggatcacctgacacagatgttaataccaggtgtaaacagggactaagatgcaaggaaaagaagcaagtgagggaaacgtggatgcaatttaagagacttgagatgcaACCAAGGAAAcaaagcgaggagagaggaaacaagaacatttgtttttagagacatgagacgtcctttcctcCCAAGTGTCACATGAAGCGACGTCCGTTCCTGATGACGgcggcagctgatcacagctgatcagctgtcagtcagttttaacagctgtagaaacttctgattaatactaataaatgttcacagttatcactgcagcagctgtttcctctctgcagctgttacctgtttaacaaacataaataacaacctgcattctgcatttatactgtgtcctgctcagaggcacaggaaccatttctactcacagaatgcgtttatattatttattgattatttgcatctgtattgtTTGATATTCTGATagtaaattcattatttaataacccagaatatgatcagagtgtcttttgaacactggaaaatatgtatttggctaaatgtttcagggaaaatggaaatgatgtaactcatatcaaacccgacgctcaggaattttcagcctcacatgtgactgaatgtaaatgaggataaatgatgtaaaatataaatgtgttgaactgttattatggatcaaattaaagtcagggagagtctgtctgtcagcaagaaacagtttaatggaggaaataacatcatgaaaagacaaatctttctaataagagacttgagatgtatgtgggtgcttttcattaagCTAACTCTATGCTTCCTCgcgtcctctctcctccgtgACCCGGAAATCGATCTCTCTCCGCCATCATGGAGGATCTTCCGATCCCTTAAATGCAcctggaggagacgaggagcgaggagagaggaggctcctggaggagcttagagccaggaaacacaggtgtatcctAGTGGAAGTGTTTTAACGGACGGCAACACCCCTTTGATCCAAAGTGtgtattgattggtcagctgatctgacgggacagtaaacagtcggctgttgttgtaatacagcagatcaggaaactACCTGTGGAGAAGGAATGaaagcacaacagcagctgatcatagcctatttatttataaaataaagatgactgaatcatgaatcaatcattAAAACTTTCTACTATTTCTCTTCATGAGGCAaaaggcttctcctttcttcttctgtgtttcagagcgtctcagctccttcaggaaaacaTGACGTCACACAGCTGCGTCTCCTATAAAAccatcctgagcctgaaaagcacgtcagactttcacaaactaaataagcaacattttatttaaacattttctgcaggctgcagctgtttctattgttcctttatgtgggttctgttctttcagtaattaacaggtttaaattgtctgtttgtgtctcattctgtgacagacagacgctgctatagatctataatcaaatgattaaacactggagcagttatcagctgttttccttccagctatcaatatgtagaaatgattaagtAACAGTGTAAAGTCTTCATTCattgtacatgaattttaaatgaaaactttagagtttaaactgttacttagtCATTTCTATTGCTGacttattcatatttgacatttagggTGAAGTGCGTCATGACAACTtgtctcctcaaaatgatgcTGGAGTGAGCGACGACGTCCcgtttgataaattaaattcctccgtcctcacgtctctctctcatcctcgcTGGGAGAAGAGACGCGAGTGAGAGAAACCAGGAGACACGTTAGCGTAATGAAAAGCatccaagtatcccagaatgcatttcacaccaaccgGCAGCGATGGCGGAGACTTTGAgtcaggctaaaagctgttgtaacttGAATTGTAGGATTATTAATATGTgactttattaatttttaatgttttcaggaGAGAAAGTAACATGTAGATTCCAACATGTGGCCAGTTTATCCCAGTAACTCCAGTCTGTAAACCTGCTGGGATGTGTTGGGAGATGTTTGGACCAGCcgctcatctcagctgctagcagcccgactcctgagatgatcggcCGGTCAACATGTGGTCATCCcggggagaacatgatccatgaactgatctgcagctctttgctgattcaccgctggctctaatgtctccgcaGCATttagatatatgatataattccttctggaagataaatgttggtctcacagatgaaatctaacaattgtagctgcaacattagtttgtctgaatgtaaagtgaagcttcatgtttttactggacagaacagcagcgctgcctctggagctccacatgtacacatatcaccacatttacacacatatacatggattcaaatgaacagattcatttcatttattttattaagctacataacagtttagatttttattatagctacattacagactgaataacatcatttactgcatctctctgtcagtgagatttttgttttgtgagataaaaagtgttagtggagctttgagttgagattattttgtcacagtacagtcaggtaggtgtgttgaagctgagctgctgctgttccagCTGCAGAATGATCTACTGCGTCCTCTCGTCCTCACAAGTTTGTACTACTGAGTCCAACTTGCCAAGTCTGAACTAGCAAGTACACAAGTCCCAACTTGGTGTATTTGGTATTGAGAATATATCAAGTACGTCATATATaagatatatgcacatattttttccagctggctgaggagactattatgcatgcaagcatagattgtactaaatatgatcaataaagacaatatatgaaggaagaactcaggaagactggacttcaggagctcagtgttaaaactttaatgaacctgccaagtgggtgcagcagtagttttctttgagtttattagacagacaggattaatgtgtaggatttaatctctggtccacaccccggagcagaaggtggcggtaatgcacctaatacgctggttgacaACCGCCGTTATGAACCAGAAagaagaaattttttttttccagacagagTGATAcctcctgtcagccgaggggtttcctatctgtgcagccgaacatagcAGCTCCTCCGCGGACTGTTTCACtctgacggtcccggtgtttcctccgcaggctgcacttcactcagctgcccgacagacccgctgcttcttcccgctttaacctgaataacaaaccggggctcggtgctccggttggatccacatggagagccgagactaacgttagctgagaggctagcggagcgttagccgcagcatgttaggaagcacagccagctagcacagccagctagcacagccagctagcacagccagctagcacagccagctagcacagccagctagcacagccagctagcctcagAGAAACAGAGTAGTTGGCAGTTACACGTTTCTTTTGGCATTAAGTGCATTTAGAGGCTAAATGATTTAGCAGCAAGATGGACGGTGGataaagaggaagggtggagcagagagagagagaaagaaaggtaaATAAacgtgctagctagctaacgtagCTAATGTTACTGATGCGTCATCATCGTCTCGTCAATGCTAAAGCTAATTAGCATATGTAGTCTAGTTAATGTGgtcaatattattataaaattcatgtgttttggtgaaagtttCAGTGAGTGAGT includes the following:
- the LOC122995117 gene encoding NLR family CARD domain-containing protein 3-like, translating into MKSDRSMGEPLYFKPGQPADGRIQQQRPDSPGPEPSCLSFKSDQSKEDFIDFKGGRPSADQIVDQESSEVPSGQSAQQHQTHLDSIFMLLEENIFTFVKTELKKMQKVLSPDYPECLESQREDEEMLEGEEEEQRRSSRDAFLKITLHFLRRMKQEELADRLQSKTPAPVGQRELKSNLQKKFQCVFEGIAKAGNPTLLNQIYTELYITEGRTAEINDEHEVRQIEMASRKPDRPETTIRQEDIFKASPGRDEPIRTVMTKGVAGIGKTVLTQKFTLDWAEDKTNKDIQFTFPITFRELNVLKEKKYSLVELVHHFFTETKEAGICRFEEFQVVFIFDGLDECRLPLDFHNTKVLTDVTKSTSVDVLLTNLIRGKLLPSARLWITTRPAAANQIPPWCVDMVTEVRGFTDPQKEEYFRKRFRDKKQASTIISHIKTSRSLHIMCHIPVFCWITATVLEDLLKSREGGKLPKTLTEMYIHFLVVQSKLKNVKYDGGAETDPHWSPDSRKMIESLGKLAFEQLQKGNLIFYESDLRECGIDITAASVYSGVFTQVFKEERGLYQDKVFCFVHLSVQEFLAALHVHLTFTISGLNLLAEQQTTSQKSETKQKYTEPHFYQSAVDETLKSPNGHLDLFLRFLLGLSLQTNQTLLRGLLTQTGSSSLTNKETVKYIKKKISEDLSAERSINLFHCLNELNDHSLVEEIQQYLRSGSLSTDELSPAQWSALVFILLSSEKDLDVFDLKKYSASEEALLRLLPVVKASNKALLSGCNLSERSCAALSSVLSSQSSSLKGLDMSNNNLQSSGVKQLSAGLESPHCALETLRLSGCLITEEGCASLALALSSNPSHLKELDLTNNNLQSSGVKQLSAGLESPHCALETLRLQPAGVRWLTPGLRKYFCRLTLDPNTVNRKLKLSDNNRKVTYVKDYQSYPDHPHRFDYWPQLLYRNDLTGRCYWEVEWRGNVYISVSYRGINRKGHSDDCVFGCNDQSWSLICSADRYSVRHNNRSTIISSSSSSSSVSHRVAVYVDCPAGTLSFYRVSSDTLIHLHTFNTTFTQPLYAGFWVGVGSSVSLCGL